Proteins from a genomic interval of Inediibacterium massiliense:
- the rsmG gene encoding 16S rRNA (guanine(527)-N(7))-methyltransferase RsmG: MNNEEILREGAKRLGLSLDEEQINQFLTYKDLLVEWNKNVNLTAITEDQEVMIKHFLDSLSCMSIPYIKKGDKIIDVGTGAGFPGIPIHIYDKDVQLTLLDSLNKRIKFLETVCNDIGLKNVSFEHGRAEDYGQNKDFREKYDVAVARAVAQLNILCEYCLPFVRVGGYFICQKGPNIEEEMENAQRSIQILGGKFIEKRDIALPFSDLHHNVVVIQKIKETSTKYPRKAGTPTKKPLI; encoded by the coding sequence ATGAATAATGAAGAGATTTTAAGAGAAGGAGCTAAGAGATTAGGACTTTCTTTAGATGAAGAGCAAATCAATCAATTTTTAACTTATAAAGATTTATTAGTGGAATGGAATAAAAATGTGAATTTAACGGCTATTACAGAAGATCAAGAAGTAATGATCAAACACTTTTTAGACTCTTTATCTTGTATGAGTATTCCTTATATTAAAAAAGGTGATAAAATAATAGATGTAGGAACAGGAGCTGGATTTCCTGGTATCCCTATTCATATTTATGATAAGGATGTTCAATTAACTTTATTAGATTCTTTAAATAAAAGAATTAAGTTTTTAGAAACAGTATGTAATGACATAGGTTTAAAAAATGTATCTTTTGAACATGGAAGAGCAGAGGATTATGGACAAAATAAAGATTTTAGAGAAAAATATGATGTAGCTGTAGCGAGAGCTGTAGCCCAACTAAATATTTTATGCGAATATTGTTTACCATTTGTAAGGGTTGGAGGATATTTTATTTGTCAAAAAGGACCTAATATTGAAGAGGAGATGGAAAATGCACAAAGATCCATTCAAATATTGGGAGGAAAGTTTATAGAAAAAAGAGATATAGCTCTTCCTTTCTCTGATCTTCATCATAATGTTGTTGTGATACAAAAGATCAAAGAAACTTCGACAAAATACCCAAGAAAAGCAGGAACTCCAACGAAAAAACCACTTATATAA
- the mnmG gene encoding tRNA uridine-5-carboxymethylaminomethyl(34) synthesis enzyme MnmG yields MFEKFDAGNFDTIVIGAGHAGCEAALATARMGYSTLLLSINLDSIAMLPCNPSIGGTGKGHLVREIDALGGEMGIIIDKAFIQSRMLNTAKGPAVHSLRAQADKQLYHMEMKKVLENEPNLDLKQGEVIEILVEDQKVKGVVTSTGSVYYAKTVILATGTYLGGKIFIGGVNYESGPNGLAPSKKLTQSLKNIGLHMRRFKTGTPARVDQKTLDFSKMEKQPGDERIVPFSFMNDSLEKEQVPCWLTYTNENTHEIIKENIHRSAMYGGDIEGTGPRYCPSIEDKVVRFADKKRHQLFIEPEGLYTNEMYVQGMSTSLPEDVQLKFYRSILGLENVKIMRPAYAIEYDCIDPLQLNLTLECKDIEGLFSAGQFNGSSGYEEAAAQGLMAGMNAALKMEGKDPFILDRSEAYIGVLIDDLVTKGTNEPYRMMTSRSEYRLVLRQDNADLRLTQKGYEIGLVTEERWNKFLNKKEKIEQEMKRLKETNIKPSQINDLLENINEAPLKNGISLYDLLKRPQITYNILEEVDQNRKDLPIEVIEQCEIQIKYEGYIEKQLKQIEQFKKLEMKKLSAHIDYSKIDGLRIEARQKLDSIKPLSVGQASRISGVSPADISVLLIYLEQQRRRGEKNE; encoded by the coding sequence ATGTTTGAAAAATTTGATGCAGGAAATTTTGATACAATCGTTATTGGAGCTGGACATGCAGGTTGTGAAGCTGCTTTAGCTACAGCTAGAATGGGATATAGTACTTTATTATTGTCAATCAATTTAGATTCTATAGCTATGCTTCCATGTAACCCTTCTATAGGAGGTACAGGAAAAGGACATCTAGTAAGAGAAATTGATGCATTAGGAGGAGAGATGGGTATTATTATTGATAAAGCATTTATACAAAGTAGAATGCTTAATACTGCAAAAGGACCTGCTGTTCATTCCCTAAGAGCTCAAGCAGACAAACAGCTTTATCATATGGAAATGAAAAAAGTATTAGAAAATGAACCTAATTTAGATTTAAAACAAGGTGAAGTTATTGAAATTCTTGTAGAGGATCAAAAGGTAAAAGGTGTAGTCACGAGTACTGGATCTGTATATTATGCAAAAACTGTTATTTTAGCTACAGGTACTTATTTAGGAGGCAAAATATTTATAGGAGGGGTAAATTATGAAAGTGGACCTAATGGATTGGCTCCTTCTAAAAAGCTTACTCAAAGCTTAAAAAATATTGGACTTCATATGAGAAGATTTAAAACAGGAACACCTGCAAGAGTAGATCAAAAAACGTTAGATTTTTCTAAAATGGAGAAGCAGCCTGGAGATGAAAGAATTGTTCCATTTTCTTTTATGAATGATTCTTTAGAAAAAGAACAAGTTCCTTGTTGGCTTACATATACAAATGAAAATACTCACGAAATTATTAAAGAAAATATTCATAGATCGGCCATGTATGGAGGAGATATTGAAGGAACAGGACCTAGATATTGTCCTTCTATAGAAGATAAAGTCGTTAGATTTGCAGATAAAAAAAGGCATCAGCTTTTTATTGAACCAGAAGGTTTGTATACAAATGAGATGTATGTACAAGGAATGTCTACAAGTCTTCCAGAAGATGTACAATTAAAGTTTTATAGAAGTATTTTAGGACTTGAAAATGTAAAAATTATGAGACCTGCTTATGCTATTGAATATGATTGTATAGATCCTTTGCAATTAAATTTAACACTAGAATGCAAAGATATTGAAGGATTGTTTTCAGCAGGACAATTTAATGGAAGTTCAGGATATGAAGAAGCAGCTGCACAAGGACTTATGGCAGGAATGAATGCAGCCCTTAAAATGGAGGGCAAGGACCCTTTTATATTGGATCGTTCGGAGGCTTATATAGGCGTTTTAATTGATGATTTAGTAACAAAAGGAACCAATGAACCTTATAGAATGATGACTTCTCGTTCAGAGTATAGACTTGTACTTAGACAAGATAATGCAGATTTAAGACTTACACAAAAAGGTTATGAGATAGGACTTGTGACAGAAGAGAGATGGAATAAATTTTTAAATAAAAAAGAAAAAATAGAACAAGAAATGAAAAGATTAAAAGAAACAAATATAAAACCTTCTCAAATTAATGATTTACTTGAAAATATAAATGAGGCACCTCTAAAAAATGGTATTTCTTTATATGATTTATTAAAAAGACCTCAGATTACTTATAATATTTTAGAAGAAGTAGATCAAAATCGAAAGGATCTTCCTATTGAAGTAATAGAGCAATGTGAAATACAAATTAAGTATGAAGGATATATTGAAAAACAATTAAAACAAATAGAACAATTTAAAAAGCTTGAAATGAAAAAATTAAGTGCCCATATAGATTATAGTAAAATAGATGGATTAAGAATAGAGGCAAGACAAAAGCTAGATTCCATCAAACCTCTTTCAGTAGGACAAGCATCTCGTATATCTGGAGTATCTCCTGCTGATATTTCTGTTCTTTTAATTTATTTAGAACAGCAAAGAAGAAGAGGTGAAAAAAATGAATAA